In one Pseudarthrobacter oxydans genomic region, the following are encoded:
- the glpK gene encoding glycerol kinase GlpK: MNQYVIAIDQGTTSTRAIVFDHSGSIVSSGQMEHEQIFPQAGWVEHNPAEIWNNTREVIASALSKANLTRHDIAAVGITNQRETAVVWDKTTGEAVYNAIVWQDTRTQDIVDELAKDGGPDRFKQKVGLPLATYFSGTKIKWILDNVEGARARAEAGDLVFGNTDSWVLWNLTGGVDGGVHVTDVTNASRTLFMDLDTLQWDEEILGIFGVPRTMMPEIKSSSEVYGTVHTSQLLREVPVAGILGDQQAATFGQAAFEAGEAKNTYGTGCFLIFNTGEEIVHSKNGLLTTVGYKLGDAAPHYALEGSIAVTGSLIQWLRDNLGLISSAPEVETLAASVKDNGGVYIVPAFSGLFAPYWRSDARGAIVGLTRFVNRNHIARAALEATAFQTREVLDAVNADSGVPLTELKVDGGMVANDALMQFQADILGVPVIRPKVVETTALGAAYAAGLAVGFWKDLGECSANWSEDKRWEPQLDQAEQDRQMRLWKKAVTKSMDWVDEDVR; encoded by the coding sequence ATGAACCAGTACGTAATCGCCATCGACCAGGGAACCACCAGCACCCGTGCCATCGTCTTCGACCACAGCGGGAGCATCGTGTCCTCCGGGCAGATGGAGCACGAACAGATCTTCCCGCAGGCCGGCTGGGTGGAGCACAACCCGGCCGAAATCTGGAACAACACCCGGGAGGTCATTGCCTCAGCGCTGTCGAAGGCGAACCTGACACGGCACGATATTGCCGCCGTCGGCATCACCAACCAGCGTGAAACTGCGGTGGTGTGGGACAAGACCACCGGTGAGGCCGTCTACAACGCCATCGTCTGGCAGGATACCCGCACCCAGGACATCGTGGACGAGCTGGCCAAGGATGGCGGGCCGGACCGCTTCAAGCAAAAAGTGGGCCTCCCGCTGGCCACGTACTTCTCCGGAACAAAGATCAAGTGGATCCTGGACAACGTGGAGGGCGCCCGCGCCAGGGCTGAGGCCGGCGACCTGGTCTTTGGCAACACCGACTCTTGGGTCCTGTGGAACCTGACCGGCGGAGTGGACGGCGGGGTTCACGTCACGGACGTCACCAACGCCTCCCGCACGCTGTTCATGGACCTGGATACCCTGCAGTGGGATGAGGAGATCCTTGGCATCTTCGGTGTTCCCCGGACGATGATGCCCGAGATTAAGTCCTCCTCGGAGGTGTACGGCACCGTGCACACCTCCCAACTCCTGCGGGAGGTTCCCGTTGCCGGGATCCTCGGGGACCAGCAGGCCGCCACGTTCGGCCAGGCGGCCTTCGAGGCAGGCGAGGCCAAGAACACGTACGGCACGGGCTGCTTCCTGATCTTCAACACCGGCGAGGAAATCGTCCACTCCAAGAACGGGCTGCTGACGACGGTGGGCTACAAACTCGGTGACGCTGCACCGCACTACGCCCTGGAAGGTTCCATCGCCGTCACCGGCTCGCTCATCCAGTGGCTGCGTGACAACCTGGGCCTGATCAGCAGCGCACCCGAGGTGGAAACCCTGGCTGCGTCCGTGAAGGACAACGGCGGCGTGTACATCGTGCCGGCCTTCTCGGGTCTCTTCGCACCCTACTGGCGGTCCGATGCGCGCGGCGCCATCGTGGGACTGACCAGGTTCGTCAACAGGAACCACATCGCGCGTGCCGCGCTGGAGGCCACCGCCTTCCAGACGCGGGAGGTCCTGGACGCTGTGAACGCGGACTCCGGCGTTCCGCTGACCGAGCTGAAGGTCGACGGCGGCATGGTGGCCAATGATGCGCTGATGCAGTTCCAGGCGGACATCCTGGGCGTCCCCGTCATCCGGCCAAAGGTAGTGGAGACAACCGCGCTGGGTGCCGCCTACGCCGCCGGCCTTGCCGTCGGGTTCTGGAAGGACCTGGGGGAGTGCTCGGCCAACTGGTCCGAGGACAAGCGCTGGGAACCGCAGCTGGACCAGGCGGAGCAGGACCGGCAGATGCGGCTTTGGAAGAAGGCCGTCACCAAGTCCATGGACTGGGTTGACGAGGACGTGCGCTAG
- a CDS encoding MIP/aquaporin family protein, producing MSLGIVFLSEVFGTAMLTLLGCGVVANVALRGTKGNSGGFLMVTWGWGIAVFAGVFVAAKSGAHLNPAVTLGLLINGKAEYAPDVPVDFASTLTYFGGEMLGAFLGAVVCWLAYKQHFDAEEEVASKLAVFSTGPAIRSSSWNLVTEIIGTFVLVFVILTFGGTPSGLGPLAVALLVVGIGVSLGGPTGYAINPARDLGPRIAHALLPIKGKGSSDWGYSWIPVVGPLVGGALGGIVARIAPIIVTAAS from the coding sequence ATGTCTCTTGGAATAGTTTTCCTTTCCGAAGTATTCGGAACGGCGATGCTGACCCTTCTGGGTTGCGGCGTCGTCGCCAACGTTGCCCTGAGGGGGACAAAGGGCAACAGCGGCGGGTTCCTGATGGTCACCTGGGGATGGGGCATCGCTGTCTTCGCGGGCGTCTTCGTGGCCGCAAAGTCCGGGGCGCACCTGAATCCTGCCGTGACCTTGGGGCTGCTGATTAACGGAAAGGCCGAATACGCGCCGGATGTACCGGTGGATTTCGCTTCCACCCTGACGTACTTCGGCGGCGAGATGCTCGGCGCCTTCCTCGGCGCCGTGGTGTGCTGGCTCGCCTACAAACAGCACTTTGACGCTGAAGAGGAGGTTGCCAGCAAGCTTGCCGTCTTCTCCACCGGACCGGCCATCCGCTCCAGTTCCTGGAACCTGGTGACCGAAATCATCGGCACCTTCGTCCTGGTGTTTGTCATCCTGACGTTCGGCGGGACCCCCTCCGGCCTGGGCCCGCTGGCTGTCGCACTCCTCGTCGTCGGCATCGGCGTCTCCCTGGGCGGCCCCACCGGCTACGCCATCAACCCTGCCCGCGACCTCGGTCCACGCATTGCCCATGCCCTGCTCCCCATCAAGGGCAAGGGCTCGAGCGACTGGGGCTATTCCTGGATTCCGGTGGTAGGCCCGCTGGTTGGCGGCGCCCTTGGCGGCATCGTCGCCAGGATTGCCCCCATCATCGTCACTGCCGCCTCCTGA